Genomic segment of Clostridia bacterium:
AGAATGTGGCGATATCGGCAAAGTTGAGCTGGTTGGCGCTAGCGCAAGGTACGACCGCAGTTCAATTCCTCACGCTCACGCAAGGTGCGTTAAATGCGGTAGGCTTGACGACGTCGACCTAAACGATATCAAACCTTTAATAGAATGTAAGGTGCATAACTTAGTAAATTACCACCTTGATATCAACTATATTTGCGATAACTGTATTGACTAACAGCTTATGCTGTGGTAAATTAATCTAACACCTAACTATTACACTTAATAAAAATACATTATACAGGAGGAAAAAAATGAAAAAATATGTTTGTTCAATTTGTGGCTATGTCTACGACGAACAAAAGGAAGGGGTTAAATTTAGCGACTTGCCTTCAAGTTGGGTATGTCCGCTATGTGGAGCGCCCAAAAATGCTTTTGTCGAACAAGTAGCAACCTCTGCGTCAACTTCAAAGCAACAGCCGAAAGAACAAGCGCAACAGTTAAACGATAAGGAAAACGCCAAACTCAACGACAAGGAACTGACAAATGCCGAACTTAATGTTCTTTGCACAAATCTCGCCAAAGGTTGTGAAAAACAATATAGGGTAGAAGAAACAACTCTATTTAACGAAATTGCAAATTACTACAAACTTCATAGTCAACAATCAAACGGTAATGTTGATAATCTTTCGTCACAATTAAAATTTGACCTAAACGCTTACGCAACAGCTTTTGACGTTGCCAAAAATGACAAAGACAGGGGCGCATTAAGAGTGCTTACTTGGAGCGAAAAAGTGTCCAAAATTGCCGACTCTATTATTGCAAGATACAAAAAAGAAGGTACTGCGTTTCTTCAAAACACAAAAATTTTTGTTTGCGAAATATGCGGATTTATTTATTTAGGCGACGAAGCGCCTGATATTTGCCCAATTTGCAAAGTGCCAAAATTTAAAATTCACGAAGTGGGGAGGATATAACAATGACTGAAAATACAAAATTGTTTGCGGTTAGAAATTTAAGACTTTGTTCAAAAGATTGCTTATGTCTCTATGTTTGCCCAACGCACGCAACAGACACCGAAAACGGTCAAATTGACTGGAACAAATGTATCGGTTGCGGTATTTGCGCAAATGCTTGTCCTTCGGGCGCAATCTCTATGGTGCCTTACGAAATGCCACCTCAACAAGTCAAGACCGAAAAAGTTACAGCGTCGCTAAATTCTTTATTTAAAAGTAAGGTCAATCAAGAAAAAACAGCTGAAAATATCGCAAATAATGCCATTGACAAATTAGAAAAACAACTCTTTGAAGCAATAAAGCTGTCAAATCATATTATGGGCGAAGATATAGTAAGAGAGGCAGGCTACATGCTACCTCAAAGTGACAACGGAATT
This window contains:
- a CDS encoding transcriptional repressor, with protein sequence MTKQRKIIYDIIMTSTQHLTAEEIFLQAHKAMPSIAFGTVYRNLALMVECGDIGKVELVGASARYDRSSIPHAHARCVKCGRLDDVDLNDIKPLIECKVHNLVNYHLDINYICDNCID
- a CDS encoding rubredoxin yields the protein MKKYVCSICGYVYDEQKEGVKFSDLPSSWVCPLCGAPKNAFVEQVATSASTSKQQPKEQAQQLNDKENAKLNDKELTNAELNVLCTNLAKGCEKQYRVEETTLFNEIANYYKLHSQQSNGNVDNLSSQLKFDLNAYATAFDVAKNDKDRGALRVLTWSEKVSKIADSIIARYKKEGTAFLQNTKIFVCEICGFIYLGDEAPDICPICKVPKFKIHEVGRI